ATGAAAGATGACAATCGTGAAACAAACATGCTGATATTTTTGATCACTTATATGTCATGCCGTGAAGGAGCTTTAAGAAAACCGCAGTTGCAGTCACTgcggataaggacgtctgccaaatgctttgaAAGTAGAAGGCAACAGAAATGCAACACATTTGGAATGACGCATTTATGAGCACAACGTGACGCACAAACCCGGACAGCATGTGGAAAGCGCTGCGTGCAATAGCAATAAAGAAGAAAGGCTTGCGGGGTTCACGTTCTCTTCCTCTGCCGTCctttctttgatttttttttttgcggggcATGTTTACCACTGGCGAGTGCTGATCAGGTTTTATATTTCTAGATTGCAACATGGCTCATGATTCAGCAGGTGTCGTCAACATACCATCATACCCAGGTTTATTAGATCCTTTTGTAAGAAGGCATTAGGGATGGTGAAGACTCATCCCCACATTTTATTTCTGCGCACACCCCTATATTAACTGCCTGGGCTTTATCAGTGATTACAGATTGCTTGGCTGTCATGTAATGtgaatatttgaacatttcagGCTTTGTTCATTTGTCACACATCAGTACCAGCAGCCTCTGGTGGGAAAATATACAAAAGAGATAAAAGCTTTGTTATATTACTGAAAACTCATTCATGGACTTGCACAGTGAAAGTCACATCATTGTCACAACATCGAAAGACAGAATGACTGGAGAAGTTTTAGGGTATTTTTTAGCTTTAACTGCAACCAGCCAAATGTCAAATGAATGGGCTGTCAAAGTCCCACATCTCTGAGTTGTAGATGATGCAGGAGAAGTCACATCTCTTCTTCAACATTGTGCCACCGAAGGAGTGTAGAAGACACAAAGACTCCCTTACCTGCTCCACAGGCGGCTCTCTGACAGCAGGAGCCAAGATGGAAGGTTGACACAAGTCTCTCATCCCTACCGAGGAATGTGCCAATCATCGTCCCCGACAGGCACGCCTGGGAATGAAGCCCCGGCTGGAGAGCACAGAGTGTGCCCCCGCTCCACTGGACACCTCCATtgaattcctttttttataaagtaatCATTGGCACAGAGCTGTGCGACACACACTGTCTTACCACCAATGTCAGAACTGATTGCATTGTGAACACTGTGTGGGAGGATGCATGTGTGCGTTCATTTCCAGAAAGCACCAGGGTTCCACTGGGCTGCAGGTCTCCTCACCCTGCTGGAGATGgtaaaagcagcagcagcagcgataAGCCAGCATCCAGGTATTAAACACTTGCTGGGGTTTCTGTTCGATCTCATGACATTCCCATGAAGAGCGATTAGTGAGTGCTGTtcttcaaatttacatttaaattaattaaggTTTAAGTTGCTCCCTGGAGGGGTGGaagccatttcttttttttttttttaataaatccattTTCACAGCTCTGTTCGGTTGGTGTAGAATATGGTTGCTGGGTTGGTTAATGTCATATCTCTGAGTATAATTTGTTTTTGAGTGCCCACATATACAGCATGCTCTAAAAGTGAAGGGCACTGGATTTGCTGCGTacttgtttgtgtgcatgtgcttgGGATGTTTATGAAAAATGCATGGTACATGGTAACCCAGGCCAGTGGAGATGAAAGTGGCCTGTGGTGCGTGTTTACAGCAGACCTTTCTGCTCATCCCCTCACGACCTGTTGCCATTGCTCATTGGGACTAATGATGCAAGCACGGGCTGAGACTGTCCAGAAGTTGCAGCTGGAGCTCTGGAAACCACTAATGCATATCAATTTATCTGAGCCAAGCTAGTTCCCATCGGGAGGTGGTGAGGGAACCTCTGCTCCAGGTCTGCGAGAGAGAGCATCCATTCGGCAAAAACTGTTCACCCCCCTTCCACAGGAGCGTGGGATACATTTGGTTGGGCTGAGATGGGGGAGGTGTTAATAGCATCGGGGACATTTGGGGACAGAGACAGTTTTTCATCCCTGGGCAGCTCTGTAGTTGGTGGGGGTGTGATGCAGGCAGGGAAACCGCTGGGCCGAAGCCCTGATTGCCCCATTGATCTCCATCAGATAAACTCTAATAAGAGAGTAGGCACCATCCTAACCATTTCTGCTGACTCTTATGTACTCTCCAATGTTGTGCCAAATCATGGGGGCCCTTCTCACAATCAAACACCATCTGAAATGACTTTTTGGTGCTGAGGTATTAAAGATTTCTGGTTGTCGCCATCAGTTTGACTGAATTCCAGCATTGCTCATGCCTTAATATGTGAACAAGTGAAATCAAAAGATTTtgacaatttaaaaatgtatcacagtatcttttatattataatgtttATCTGTAAACTGTCAAACATTACAGCATTTTCATGCTTTCACAGTCATCTTTAGAAAAGGTCAGATGATAAAAGGGTTTCATATCTGTATAAATTCTTTACATTGATGCTTACAAAGCAGAGAAAGCTAGAAGAAGATGTTTCAGAAAGCAGTTTCCTCGGTTTCTAATGCTTTAAAGAAATGACAGCTACAGGAATGGTCAAGCTGAggatcaaaataataattttgaacaaactgttcattttcaatGAATCTCATTTTCACTGctgagaaaaacagaaaaaaaattaaaattctgtCAGATAAAATTTACCATCCTGATGCACTTTGGAAACAAGTACTGAGAGTCAATATTgttttgaggggaaaaaagaatgcTTAACTCCATGAAAAGAACACCTCTCCAAATTTTAAATCAATAAACATAATTGGAAATCTGTGGATGGATCTCAAAAGAGCAGGACATTCAAGAATATGAAACCTGTAGCAAGAACATATCTGCAAAAGTCTGCCAAATAAGAACTGAAAGTCACTCATCTTAAAACATTAAAGAAATGTCTGTGATTTCACCATATAACTTTGGTGATCAGTTTAAATTCTGCTCACTCAATTTTTCACAATAACATTTTCGCAAATAAAACTCTACAATTTTATAAACTATATCACGGCACAAATAATACTGAAATTTGTGACAAGACAAAATGCTTATAGTaaaattcaatatttcatttatggtgTAGGGAGCTTCTATCGTCATTATTATTTGCCATCTGAGAAATGCTTTTGGTCAAAAAGGTTCTCACCCGGGCAAACCGACGATGAATATATGctcagaaatgcattttaaatctgAGCAAGGAATGAAGCACAAGACATTATGATTAATGCAGTTATTTTCCTGACAGAGGTAATCAACATATGCAGATGATTGATATTGTGTCTGTTAGACCCCCATGCTCCTCAATTACAACAGGTGGCTAACCTGGCTGAGAGAACACACTCATTCAGATTTTAATGAGTAATAGCTCGGTGTGTCAGAGATAATTATACCCTTTCGGTGGCTGAACAAAGGTGAGAACCCGGTTCTGTTGCCATAAACATGTTCATAAGCGGCTTCTGACATCTGTCACAGAGTTCTAATAGCGGATGAAAGCCTTTAATTCAGTGCTAACAGACAAAAGAGACCTCAATCAGACTCGTCTGAGGACATGGAAATACGCCACTCGGCTGTAAGTAATGTCACAGCATTCATTACCTCTTGTGAGACGCACTGCAGAGCAATTGACAGCTACACATTGTGCCcatttgattcattttattgtttagaTTGCTTATCTGATGTATGTTGTGGCTTAATTTTATAGTTGATAGGATATAGGGCTGAAGACTGCAGCCGTTTGTCAAGCCTGGCACCACATACGAGGCAGACCTTTCTTAATATGCTTTATGAGTGCCCTCCATGtctgaaatacaaaaattaatCAAAAGAATCCTCAGCTCTCATCCACAGCCTCGGCAACGGCACTGCTCTATTATTTGCCTGAGTAtaatttaaatgactttttgtcTCCCCTACGACATGATTGTGATTAAAGCAGAGATTGGGGTTCTTGCCACTTAACCCAGGTTTTATGCCATTTCAGCGCATGAGCCTTTACTATCACTAGACTGTTTTTGATAAAATGCAGGCAGATGCAACATGATTCCCTATGGCTGCACTCTGATGTTATGCAATGTTGAaccacatgcgcacacacacacacacacacacatacacacatatacatatttctCTGTACATGGTAGAAGAAACTTTGCCCCAAAAGAACATGCAGGTCCTTAATCCAGGTCCTGCATAACTGAACTGGACAGGCATGTTCAAAGTGCATATGTGAGTTAAATGCCATTCAGCAAGGTGCTGCATTAGCAATTAGATAGCATCTAATTGGAGATTAcaatggaatgaaaaaaaatcattgactATTTTCTCTTTGTGGCACTGGTTAATTGAAAGACCTCTACTGCATTTTAATTGGAACGTGAAGCATACTCAACCTTTACACTAATCGTAAATTAATCTGTGTGAGCAGTTCACAGCCAACATTGTGACAAATCAGACAAACAAGGAAGCAGATGGTAACATGTAAACTCAATACTTTATCAAAGGGTCacatataaaacacaatttCCTCTTTCTCATCTTGGTTCGTCTTCATTTTGCACACAGGTTGTTTTGCAAACTCTATGAAATTCTGCAGCCGCTCTGACAGAATACCAGAGAATGaggatttaaaaaagaacacatcACAGGAACACATTTTGCTTAATTATATTACTCACCACACTCTCTTTAAAAATAGAATTATAAATCTGCATTTTCCAACCcacgtttattttatttttttcttcaaacgAAACCAAAAGACAGTCACAACCCAACAAATGCATGAGAGTTTACTAGCAGAATGTCAAGAGATTTGCAGTGGAAACTTGCTGAGGGCACTCTGCCACACAGCGATCAAACAATATCATGAGTGTCCAGCCTGGTCACAGTTCTCCATCAGTCAATATCACTGACCACTGAGACCCAAAAGTGCGGTGGAGGCCCTATTCAATTTGGGTGGCGCACTAACCAAAAATGGTGACAAGACTAACCGATACAGATACACTTGCTGCCAAATCGTCCAATTGAATTGATCCCTAGGTTACATTGCCTCGGTGTGTCATGAATGTTCACATGGGGTGACCTCGGGCAGTGGGGTCTGGTCCTGCATGACCACCTGGGGTGGTGTGGGAACAGGCCTGCCCTTTGGCACCAAGTTCTTTTGGAGCTCAAGTCCAAAAGCTGGTGGGGCGCTCTGCAGCTGCTTCCTGTACTGCACAAAGCTGCATGTCTTAAGAATGATGGCCAGCACATTCTTGCCCATGAGTATTCCCGAGACCCTGTTGTCCTTGTAGAGTAGCATATTGCCCCCGCGGATGAAGAGCGTTATCACGTTGATGGTCACCAAGCTGAGAATGGGGTACAGCATCATCTTGTGGGGAACAATGTTGATGCCCTGCATGCTGATCTCGCTTAATGACACACAGGGTAAGACCAGGAGCAGTATGTAGCAGTAGAAGAACATCAGACCTTCAGCCCACAGTGGAAGGCCTTTCTTCTGTGGCTCCCACAGGTTGGCCTGGATGTCAAGGATGTCCAAGAGGTCCACCACCACCCAGAAGAGGCGGTTGCGGATCTCCTCCTTTTTCTTGAAGGCCCGAACATATTCCATGTGGTCGATGGCCACAAGGATGACAAACAGCACAGGTATGCAGATGGACAGCACTAGTGTGAGTGCCTTCCGGGCCAGAGCATCCAGGCTCTTCCTGTCGGCCTTGTAGTTCTGGTAAATGAAGTAGACCTTGATCTCCAACACAAAGATGTACAGGAACCACAGGATCATGGCATAGCCTCGCTTGGCTGTCCTCACCTCAGCGCCAACCCACACTGCCACATAGCGAAGAACAATAAGGAAGCATATGTCACCCACTGTCACCATTATGCAGATGCCAATCTTGCGTGGTCCATGGTTCTGCTCCACCAAGTAGGCATCCATGAGTGCCATGCTACTCATGATGAGAatggtggacagacagacatgagGCTTGTTGGTAGGAGGAGGGGGAACCATTCTGGCCCGACCTGAGGCACAGGGCCTCTTCTGGGGGGGTCTCCTATGTCTCGGTTCCTCCCTCTGATGCACCTCCGTAGAGGTTCTTTGGGGGCCACGTGGCAAAATGGTGGAGGTTCAGATGGTGGTGGCTGCTGCCGCTTGTCCCATGGTGGCTGATGTCCAGGTTTGGTTGTTCTAGCTGGACACACAGATGATCTCGGTCAAGTCCTGCCTTGTATGTCAACCCTTGAGTCTCTGCTCAGGAAAGGAACTTTGACTCAGACTCAGATGTTCAAGTTAGCCTTGTATATACAATTAATAAATGTCTGAGATTCAGACATTATAACCAGAACCATCTCTGTCTTACACCACAAATGACTGTACTTAATGGTGTACTTAAGAAGAAGCTGCATCTGCTGTAAAACTGTATTTCTATCAGCACATAGAGCATGTAGGAAAAGATGGGAAGACTTACTTTCTCCTCTCTTTATAGTTCACCATGATGAACATCAGAGAGCAACATTCCGTGATATTGTGCTTTGATCCCGTCTATAATCCATAGAAGAGGTGGGAGAAACACACAAAGGAATTTGTCATTGTATCAGTCTTAAATCCACCCGGCATGGAAATTTCTTTAAGCTGTTGTCAAGAATCCATAGAATCTCCAACATAATCCATTTAGCGTGTAGACTGCGCTGAGGTGGCTGTTGTCATGATTGCCAttctgttctcttctgtttttttttttagtttcagaTCTGGAGGGAAAATTTGGTTATTTATACCCCCATCACCAGACAGATATAGCAGCTTACTTGTTTCTGTAAGTACAAAAGATCCAAGACGCCAgcagaaaatgaacagaaagttaGTACcggataaaaaaaatccagctttccttttctttctcgcATTCCATAAAAAATGAGCAGGATAGGAGACACAAAGGTTCTCATATAAGATCCACAACTCCGAGAAGGAGCTTGATCGTTTTTGAGAATGTGAGCGATCTATCACGCTGAAGCCGCTGAATGCTAATTTGGGGGGTGCTGATATTGCCCCCGAGTGTCTCCCCGTCCCCTCAGCCAAGCGTGGGTGGCTCTTGGATGCGTCTGCTGCTGCCCCCCCGAACTGTCATCGTCTCTGactcctcttctcttcttttcgGCCAGGCTCCTCTGCACTGCATGCGGAGAGCTGCCTGCTCGTGCTGCTCGGCATGGTGGATGTGAAAGAAATACTGTCACtttgagtgcgtgtgtgtgtgtgtgtgtgtgtgtgtgtgtgtgtgtgtgtgtgtgtgtcagtcggCGAGTCAGCTCTCCCGCTCAAGCACCAGCGCTCTGTGGCTTCTCAAACTCTTTGACTCCTGTGTGggtctccctctctcgcccctTTCTCCCAACTTGCTGCGAGTAGGTGATGCTCAACGGACCCCAGCTgcaaaaagagagggaggaggagaagagaaagagagagagatggagccagagggagagagagagagagagtgagagagagactccTGTGACTCTGGTGGGGAAAGGTGGGGGATGGGGGCAGAAGACAGCCTCTACCGCGTAAATTCTCATTTCTCGAAATAAACACAccaatgtgtgtctgtgtgtgtgtccttttttttttaacccctgcTTATCCATTCATGTTTCACTGCTTTATAAGATGCAGAACTGTGAGTAGGCAGGGAAAGGTGGTCTTAAGAGTCCACTGGCCACGAGGATCTGTGGAGTGGAGGTCTGACGAAGGATCAAGGGAGACCCATGATACCAGGGTACTGGGACATGACAGATAGCGGACTGAgaggatagatggatggatggatgggcaGATGGATGGAGACAAAGAATATAAGACATTGTTCTGTACAGCAAAGATGAGATAAATGGACTGACTGAATAGAAAAAAGGACAGCAGAGAGATAGATTGAAAAAGGAGAGAGATGAGTGGGGAGGTACTCTACAGAAAAAGGATCAGTCTCTTTTCATGAGGTTCTGCTGCCAGAGCAAACATGattaatttttcttcatctcaCCACAGTCTTTGTGCTGTGACCCAGACCCAGGCAACACAGTTCAGACATCATTATCACAAGTAACATCAACTGTAAACATATTAATTGGGGTGGTCAATCAATTAAGAAACTGAAATAATTAATCActtattttgaaatgaattaattacaattaatcaCTGAATTGATATACTGCATGTCAACAATGAAACACCCTGCAGACTTTGAGCAAATTGCTTAGTTTTTCACAGAAGTTCAGTCAACAGCAAAAATATCAGATGACTGATTTAGGTCAGATTCTGATGAAGCATCCAAATGCTCTGTGAATGACGTCATGCTGTGTGTTCCTTCACTTTCTGCCCACCTGAAATAAGACGCATTCTCCTAAATTCTCCATCTTTGTTTAGGAATTGTCTCTGTGTTGGATGAATTTTGAATCGTTAGTCAGACCCCACACAGAAAAGTATGCAAACTCAGCTGTGTTAATTGCATTCTAAGCATTtaatatcaaataaacaaaaagtgaTAATCTcaacatttaatgcattaatttttaAAGCCCTAATATCAATTTGTTCAGTTGTGTCATAGGCAGGTGCTGCTGGGAAACCGGCTTGCCCAGATTAACCTGAtaattgggtcctgatcactcccagcTGCTGTTTACTTGGTGTGAGTGATCCGGATCCTGTATAAGTGTGCTGCAGGAGACACGTGGTCCTGCATTAACGTGAACCTTAAGTCAAAGTctgctttattgtcatctcactatatacaagtacacagagagacgagattgcaaagCGTGGAGAATCAGTGCTAATGGAATAACATGCATTACAAAAAGGTGACAAGATGACAAACTGTACAAACGTACTTAGcaattttgtaattattatttatctagtctttatctttttttttttttttcttttttttttttttttagagctgGAATGTAGGACAAGAATGTTGGAGCAATTCAGGAAGAACAATTTCCGGCCTGCTTCTGTTTGCCATTTGAAAGCAAAGCGGTCGTATTAGTGTGATAAATCCGCACGTTTAAACAAGAAACAGCACTTCATGACAGAATCTCATGCTTGTGCCTTCAGAGCCCCCGACCACTTACTCCTCCTACAGCATGTCTTTTTATGGATTATTCATGCATACATTTCCATACCAATACTTGTTTATTTCCTTGAAAACATCGTAAGTACCCCCTTGAATTGCACTGTGGTAACACTGTAGGAGTAAACTTGTTCTTCTGCGTTCATGTGCTGTGAGCTGCTTTTAAAGCAACATTCCTGACACTTTTTATGCATAATTCAGCACTAAAGAGAATACCACAAATAGATTATCTCAAAGGAAGCTCTGGGGACCTATTTGGCCATTTTACATCTGGGAGATCGGCGATCATATTTGATTAGATCAGCTAATGTAGTGCACTAAAGTTTTTAGAGAGTAAGGTTGAGGCTAAGGTCATATTTAGATTTCAAACTGGAACATTCAACGTTCATATCTGTGAAGTAGATATTTAAACGCAGACACCCAGTATTCATTCAGTATTCCATACAGCATTGTGGGAAAAGCATAAGAGCCCTTGACAGCTTCCTAGCTCATATGAGGATTATTTTGTTACTTTTTCATTCACTCTGAAAGAGGGGGTGGGAGGATGAAATAGGGATATAGATCAGACAGTTTACCAGTTGACCTTGTCAGATAGCTCAGTTACTGACCTGGCATTCTGAGTAGCTGAGAGTTACCCTGGGAGTGATCATTCCACCATTGTGCAGTTTACGGTTACAACGCAAGGTCCTGCTGATTTGCTGAATGGTGTTACTTAGAAGGTTAAGAAAATACAGCCTTAGATGTATGTTAGACAGGCCTCCTCACTCTCAtcaattttaaatttttttatgtgattttgttttgtattatatGTTACGCTCAATtctctgtacagcactttggtttGGTATGGTAAGGTCTCCTTTGATCACATCAGTGATGATATtttaccacatttacatttacatttacatttatggcatttggcagacgcccttatccagagcgacttacaacgtgctttcaagttaccatcgatgaagagatcaattccggttcactaggaccccaactatgaatacatctattttattcactctgttgtagattctgtacacaaagttcgacaacaagaaaattacaatttaatctaaatattctttaaagaggaaggtcttgagctgtcgtttgaaggtgctcagtgacagctgttctgacctcgaggggaagttcattccaccaccgaggggccaagatggagaagagtctagatgaatgtcttccttttaccttcagagatggagggaccaggcgagcagtactggaggctcagagtatacgaggtgcagtgcgaggtgtaataagggctgtgaggtaggatggtgctactccatgtttggctttgtaggccagcatcagtattttgaacctgatgcgtgcagctactgggagccagtggagggaacgtagcagaggggtggtatgggagaatttgggaaggttgaagatcagtcgtgctgctgcattttgtatgagttgaagaggtcggatggtacatagtggtagaccagctagaagggagttgcagtagtccagtcgtgagattactagggactgaaccagtagttgggtggcctgggttgacagataagggcggattcgtctgatattgtagaaaaggaatctacatgagcgggaaagattgctgatgtgagttgagaaggagagttggttgtctattgttactccaaggttgcgggctgttgcagaaggagagagctgcgagttgtctaggtaaataggcCACCCTGTTGAGATATGATACTAACATAGATCATTAATTGAGGTTCTCAACTATAAAgcactgtttttttgttaacaaaATATAGTAATCAATACTGTATTGTTATTGAAACTGTAATTGCAAACTGTGTCACAGAAGGCCACAGCATCACCTCCACCAGTTGTCATGACAAATGTGGATAAACACCTATCCCAATCAGAACAGCTTGAAGAGTAACTATGGTAATTCTGGAATATATAAACAGGTTAACTGTGAACGAACAGCCTATAACGGTCAGAGCTTATGGGAAACACACATTCTTCTGTTCATTtatcacaaaaataaatctgtCTGTTTTAAAGTCAATTTTCAATGGTGCATAGATTGCCTTGATGCACTGTGGCAACTGTGTGAGTTTTACTTACAGCAAGGTTATGGAAACTTATGTCAAAACTTGTTAAATTTCAAGGCTGCCTGCTTCGAGGCAGCGCCTGAATGGAGTCCTGAACACAAGGGCCTGTGAGTTTTCAAGAACTGCAATTTTACTTTCATTGTTGAGTGCAGCAGCCCCCAAGGatcattcatttattagccAACAATCACTGAGAGGGCTGTTGTGGAAAGAACGGGCCTGAAAAGAGTACTGCATTATCAGAGTCTGCGACTTTCCATTTA
Above is a genomic segment from Denticeps clupeoides chromosome 8, fDenClu1.1, whole genome shotgun sequence containing:
- the LOC114795953 gene encoding transmembrane protein 121 → MVPPPPTNKPHVCLSTILIMSSMALMDAYLVEQNHGPRKIGICIMVTVGDICFLIVLRYVAVWVGAEVRTAKRGYAMILWFLYIFVLEIKVYFIYQNYKADRKSLDALARKALTLVLSICIPVLFVILVAIDHMEYVRAFKKKEEIRNRLFWVVVDLLDILDIQANLWEPQKKGLPLWAEGLMFFYCYILLLVLPCVSLSEISMQGINIVPHKMMLYPILSLVTINVITLFIRGGNMLLYKDNRVSGILMGKNVLAIILKTCSFVQYRKQLQSAPPAFGLELQKNLVPKGRPVPTPPQVVMQDQTPLPEVTPCEHS